In Paenibacillus sp. FSL R7-0345, a single window of DNA contains:
- a CDS encoding nucleoside hydrolase, with protein MSSRKILMIDTDTAGDDCTALLLALRWPDVEVKAITTVAGNVPLPLCTRNALTTLEIAERPDVKVYPGAAKPLMRELFTAEHIHGSDGMGGANFSEPALKPEQEHAALAIIRLINEYPGEIEMIAQAPLTNLALAYSLDPSIAGKLKHLWVMGGANNFMGNDSPAAEFNFLVDPEAAHIVVHAGFNLTMVGWDVCQRNPVMVEEHFRKIEAMGTSFAGFYMKVLKTGMELGLKRGVGRRISHPDTLTVAMAIDNRVMARSSRFYIDVEHKSELTKGYSLVDQNGILNKEPNAEVCMEADLDLFREMVFSLLEQK; from the coding sequence ATGAGTAGCCGCAAAATTCTTATGATAGATACCGATACTGCCGGCGATGATTGTACTGCACTGCTGCTGGCGCTCCGCTGGCCGGATGTGGAAGTCAAAGCGATTACAACTGTAGCAGGAAATGTTCCCCTGCCGCTGTGCACACGCAATGCGCTGACCACACTGGAGATCGCGGAACGGCCGGATGTTAAAGTCTATCCCGGAGCAGCCAAGCCGCTGATGCGGGAGCTGTTCACTGCAGAGCATATTCACGGCTCAGACGGAATGGGCGGAGCTAATTTTTCTGAACCTGCGCTTAAGCCCGAGCAGGAGCATGCGGCGCTGGCCATCATCCGCCTGATCAATGAGTATCCCGGGGAGATCGAGATGATTGCACAGGCGCCGCTTACTAACCTGGCCCTGGCCTATTCACTTGATCCTTCTATTGCCGGAAAGCTGAAGCATTTGTGGGTGATGGGCGGGGCGAACAATTTCATGGGCAATGACAGTCCGGCTGCCGAGTTTAATTTTCTCGTGGATCCCGAGGCCGCTCATATTGTAGTTCACGCCGGCTTTAATCTCACGATGGTCGGATGGGATGTATGCCAGCGGAATCCGGTGATGGTGGAGGAGCATTTCCGGAAGATCGAAGCCATGGGCACCAGCTTTGCCGGCTTTTATATGAAGGTGCTGAAGACAGGCATGGAGCTCGGGCTGAAGCGTGGGGTCGGCCGCAGAATCTCCCATCCGGATACGCTTACGGTAGCTATGGCGATTGACAACAGGGTTATGGCACGTTCAAGCCGTTTTTATATTGATGTCGAACATAAAAGTGAGCTGACCAAAGGGTACAGCCTGGTTGATCAGAATGGCATACTGAACAAAGAGCCTAATGCGGAAGTATGTATGGAGGCAGACCTGGACTTGTTCCGTGAGATGGTATTTTCGCTGCTGGAGCAGAAGTAG
- a CDS encoding sugar ABC transporter substrate-binding protein, with product MKKEWWKQKQFPAIAGLALVTVVSGCSGSNAGDNGEASAADDGDKGEITVLYVGDQFWQDQAKEFEQVSGIKVNYEVVNFTEQHDKLATAFAGGSTEYDIVHVRDDFVAEFAPKGFLTPLDDLITEDMKANISDSYFTPLMNGGQIYGFPRYLWPWQFYYNKALFAEAGIENPPATWAEFTAVAEKLKAKGITPYAEPWGETFSYTPFIVHLRSEGGEFWDEEQDLPTFNSPEGVRALQFMADMNLKDKIISPQSVQYDSTAPLADAFAQGTIAMMMNAPHTYPLANNPETSKITGQVGVALVPGAQLKTASYAETGGLAIPAGSKNKEQAMEYIRFVTSTEQEKAMAIGIGRIPVDNVALQDAEVQEANPHFASVAEQMEYPYGMFKHEKAAAISTEVSRHISAAVAGRETPEEALQAAEANVLKLIGK from the coding sequence ATGAAAAAGGAATGGTGGAAACAGAAGCAATTCCCGGCAATTGCAGGATTGGCATTGGTTACGGTGGTTTCGGGCTGCAGCGGATCAAATGCCGGAGACAACGGGGAAGCAAGTGCAGCGGATGATGGTGATAAAGGGGAGATTACCGTTTTGTATGTCGGAGACCAGTTCTGGCAGGATCAAGCTAAGGAATTTGAGCAGGTCTCCGGCATTAAAGTTAATTATGAAGTGGTGAACTTTACCGAGCAGCATGACAAGCTGGCCACCGCCTTCGCCGGCGGAAGCACGGAATATGACATTGTGCATGTCCGTGACGATTTTGTGGCAGAATTTGCCCCGAAAGGCTTCCTCACCCCGCTGGATGATCTCATTACAGAAGATATGAAAGCTAACATTTCCGATAGCTATTTTACTCCGCTGATGAATGGCGGACAGATCTATGGATTTCCCCGTTACCTGTGGCCGTGGCAGTTCTACTACAACAAGGCGCTGTTTGCCGAGGCAGGCATAGAGAATCCGCCGGCAACCTGGGCTGAGTTTACCGCTGTTGCCGAGAAGCTGAAAGCCAAGGGAATAACGCCTTATGCCGAGCCTTGGGGCGAAACCTTCTCCTATACCCCGTTTATTGTTCATCTGCGGTCAGAGGGCGGGGAATTCTGGGATGAGGAACAGGATCTGCCAACCTTTAACAGTCCGGAGGGGGTACGGGCGCTTCAGTTCATGGCGGATATGAATTTGAAAGACAAGATCATCAGTCCGCAATCTGTGCAGTATGACAGCACTGCGCCATTAGCCGATGCTTTTGCACAGGGGACGATTGCCATGATGATGAATGCCCCGCATACCTATCCTTTGGCCAACAATCCGGAAACCTCCAAGATTACAGGACAGGTTGGGGTAGCCCTGGTGCCGGGAGCCCAGCTTAAGACTGCCTCCTATGCCGAGACAGGCGGCCTTGCGATTCCGGCAGGCTCGAAGAACAAGGAGCAGGCGATGGAATACATCAGATTCGTGACTTCTACGGAACAGGAAAAAGCGATGGCCATCGGCATAGGACGGATTCCTGTGGATAATGTGGCGCTCCAGGATGCTGAGGTGCAGGAAGCGAATCCTCATTTTGCTTCTGTAGCGGAGCAAATGGAGTACCCTTACGGAATGTTTAAGCATGAAAAGGCCGCTGCGATTTCCACTGAAGTGTCCAGACATATTTCGGCTGCCGTTGCCGGCCGGGAAACTCCTGAAGAAGCGCTGCAAGCTGCCGAAGCTAACGTGCTGAAGCTTATCGGGAAATAA
- a CDS encoding amidohydrolase, which yields MTPEFDILDNQYVAIRDTLIIAIGKKEEIKDKYEPKEVLEGRGKLLMPGLVDAHTHTCQQFLRGRTLGEYPMIWSRILVPFESSLSEEDAYLGAQVSCLEMLKSGTTSFAESGGVHMHKVAEATIESGLRAAITCSTMDTGPFIPESMLASSPEEAASRIEELYRAYNGAGEGRLRIWFALRQVMTSTPALITLMADKAREYNAGLHVHLAEHRDEVSYCLQNYQKRPAEVFDQFGALGPNMLAAHNVVLSDGEIALMKERGVKVVHCPRSNFGSHGFPKTPTLMQQGLSIGMGSDGAAGSSLSLFDEMRVFRSGLHAFWGLPIFDPVVIPAHELIRMATSGGAQALQIEDQIGTIEIGKKADLILIDINQPHISPTHRMIPTIVESVNGSDVRDSIINGEVVMKDRQILTMDEEKILYESGRALPRVAVRAGI from the coding sequence ATGACACCTGAATTCGATATTCTGGACAACCAGTACGTAGCCATCCGGGACACACTGATTATCGCGATTGGCAAGAAAGAAGAGATCAAGGACAAATACGAGCCGAAGGAGGTCCTGGAGGGCAGGGGCAAGCTGCTTATGCCCGGGCTGGTGGATGCCCATACGCATACCTGCCAGCAATTCCTGCGGGGCCGGACCCTTGGCGAATATCCGATGATCTGGTCGCGGATCCTTGTTCCGTTCGAAAGCAGCCTCAGCGAAGAGGATGCTTATCTGGGGGCACAGGTAAGCTGTCTGGAGATGCTGAAATCGGGCACAACCTCCTTTGCTGAATCCGGCGGAGTCCATATGCACAAGGTGGCGGAAGCGACGATCGAATCGGGACTCAGGGCGGCAATCACCTGTTCGACTATGGACACAGGCCCGTTCATACCTGAATCCATGCTGGCATCATCGCCTGAGGAGGCCGCTTCACGGATCGAGGAGCTCTACCGCGCCTATAATGGTGCGGGTGAAGGGCGGCTGCGCATCTGGTTTGCACTGCGGCAGGTAATGACAAGTACACCGGCTTTGATCACTTTAATGGCAGATAAGGCCAGAGAGTATAATGCCGGGCTGCATGTTCACCTCGCCGAACACCGGGATGAGGTCAGCTACTGTCTGCAGAATTACCAGAAGAGGCCTGCAGAGGTGTTCGACCAGTTCGGTGCACTCGGCCCTAATATGCTGGCAGCGCACAATGTTGTTCTCTCCGATGGCGAGATTGCCCTGATGAAGGAGCGCGGCGTCAAGGTTGTCCACTGCCCGAGAAGCAATTTCGGCAGCCATGGCTTTCCAAAAACACCTACGCTGATGCAGCAGGGGCTGTCCATCGGAATGGGCAGCGACGGAGCGGCAGGCTCAAGCCTCAGCCTGTTTGATGAAATGCGTGTATTCCGTTCCGGACTTCACGCCTTCTGGGGATTGCCGATTTTTGATCCGGTCGTTATTCCGGCACATGAGCTGATCCGGATGGCCACAAGCGGCGGCGCACAGGCACTGCAGATCGAAGATCAGATCGGCACGATTGAGATCGGCAAAAAAGCAGACCTGATCCTGATTGACATCAATCAGCCTCATATCAGTCCGACTCACCGGATGATCCCTACCATTGTGGAATCCGTGAACGGCAGTGATGTCCGCGATTCCATTATCAATGGAGAAGTCGTAATGAAGGACCGTCAGATTCTGACCATGGATGAAGAGAAGATTCTTTACGAAAGCGGCAGGGCGCTGCCCCGTGTAGCTGTTAGAGCGGGAATATAG
- the pnuC gene encoding nicotinamide riboside transporter PnuC, with protein sequence MSKVTGNWKWFEIVWLIVFSAIGVLFTFLSKDSLFGFTVFITGILCVVLTAKGKLMSYVFGMYNTFGYAYLAYVNGLFGEVLLNLLFFVPMNIVGFYMWRKNFQGGTLAMRQMEVKGILLVGAVCISGFLLLGCGLSFIPGQNSPYIDALTTVLSVVATILMVRRFKEQWLVYIVLNMFTVLLWAIRTSEGSGEGPLMIVMWSAYLLNAAYGYYNWNKGAKEALA encoded by the coding sequence ATGAGTAAAGTTACGGGAAACTGGAAGTGGTTTGAAATCGTCTGGCTGATTGTCTTTTCGGCAATAGGGGTACTTTTCACATTTCTGTCCAAGGATTCATTATTTGGCTTTACGGTATTTATCACCGGGATACTGTGTGTGGTGCTTACGGCGAAGGGAAAGCTGATGAGCTATGTGTTCGGGATGTATAATACATTCGGTTATGCGTATCTGGCCTATGTTAATGGATTGTTCGGGGAAGTGCTGCTGAATCTGCTGTTTTTTGTCCCGATGAACATTGTCGGCTTCTACATGTGGCGTAAGAATTTTCAGGGCGGTACACTGGCGATGCGTCAGATGGAGGTTAAGGGCATCCTTCTGGTTGGGGCAGTTTGTATCTCCGGGTTCCTGCTGTTAGGCTGCGGCCTGTCGTTCATACCCGGGCAGAACTCGCCTTATATTGATGCTCTGACTACTGTATTGTCGGTTGTTGCAACGATCCTGATGGTACGCAGATTCAAGGAGCAGTGGCTGGTCTATATTGTGCTGAATATGTTCACAGTGCTGCTGTGGGCAATCCGGACATCGGAGGGGAGCGGCGAAGGCCCGCTGATGATCGTCATGTGGAGCGCCTATCTGCTCAACGCGGCTTACGGCTACTATAACTGGAACAAAGGTGCGAAGGAGGCTCTGGCATGA
- a CDS encoding NUDIX domain-containing protein, whose amino-acid sequence MEMVDRNGLTECEFLEQYRAGDYERPSVAADMVIFAVADAGQGEDRGFPEKELRLLLIRRGGHPFLGKWALPGGFVQPDETADQAAARELSEETGLNDVYLEQLGVYSDVGRDPRTWVISCSYMALLSSGRLQVQPGDDAQDAAWFKVSYRKLAEHKERLDKGYVQAWTYELKLSNGGEELKAVISRTVTARLHSKSVAYSVQMNDGLAFDHAKIIACAVERLRKQTQDSDIALHLMPEQFTLPELQQVYEGILGEELPADEFERKVEGLVVETAEYPDDAGHAGARLYRRNWEVTPEN is encoded by the coding sequence GTGGAAATGGTGGATCGTAACGGACTTACGGAGTGTGAGTTTTTGGAGCAATACCGGGCAGGGGATTATGAGCGGCCTTCGGTGGCGGCAGATATGGTGATTTTTGCGGTCGCGGATGCGGGGCAGGGGGAAGATCGCGGCTTTCCGGAAAAAGAGCTGCGCCTCCTGCTCATCCGCCGGGGAGGACATCCCTTTCTCGGAAAATGGGCGCTGCCGGGCGGCTTTGTCCAGCCGGACGAGACGGCAGACCAGGCTGCTGCGCGGGAGCTGAGCGAGGAGACCGGCTTGAACGATGTTTACCTGGAGCAGCTGGGAGTCTACTCTGATGTCGGGCGGGACCCGCGCACCTGGGTGATAAGCTGCAGCTATATGGCACTGCTCAGCAGCGGGCGGCTGCAGGTACAGCCAGGAGATGATGCCCAGGATGCTGCCTGGTTCAAGGTGAGCTACCGCAAGCTGGCGGAGCATAAGGAGCGGCTGGATAAAGGATACGTTCAAGCATGGACGTATGAGCTTAAACTCAGTAACGGAGGGGAAGAGCTGAAGGCGGTTATAAGCCGGACTGTCACGGCCAGGCTGCATTCGAAGTCCGTTGCCTACTCTGTGCAAATGAATGACGGTCTTGCTTTTGACCATGCCAAGATCATTGCCTGTGCCGTTGAACGGCTGCGGAAGCAGACGCAGGACAGCGATATCGCGCTGCACCTGATGCCGGAGCAGTTTACCTTGCCGGAGCTGCAGCAGGTGTATGAAGGAATATTGGGCGAGGAGCTGCCGGCGGATGAGTTTGAGCGCAAGGTGGAGGGGCTTGTAGTTGAGACAGCTGAGTACCCGGATGATGCGGGACACGCTGGTGCTCGGTTGTACCGGAGAAATTGGGAGGTCACGCCGGAGAATTAA
- a CDS encoding phosphotransferase, with protein MEARSAEEMILDDLIQTFHRLFGLNVIETTSIKRGWLNLKWKVTTDAGEFLLKQYSKERYKLFNHGELLFAFTQQIRLHDQGLACPRLFSHNESILLESDNGELFMVMEYCQGILIPPGKTNARQIYDLGRATGKMHRILNDGTFGINNRPQFVPPSREERLAHWSLVREKTREAGKPQLLGDIETQIKATEEMDMEILDFLQAGWAHRDLWVDNLLFNDNGLSAILDFDRLKYDYPQLDVARAVISCALDDHLDVSLASAFMEGYSEEQNVAEDYLTYSLQSLWYMESTWWIHANMDQHSVPPARFAKEMIWLAENQKNIPAMLGRVCKPKRTIP; from the coding sequence ATGGAAGCTAGATCAGCAGAGGAAATGATCCTGGATGACCTAATACAAACCTTTCATCGTTTATTCGGGTTGAATGTAATTGAAACGACTTCAATAAAACGAGGCTGGTTAAACTTAAAATGGAAAGTTACGACTGATGCAGGAGAGTTTTTACTTAAACAATATAGCAAAGAAAGATATAAATTATTTAACCATGGGGAGCTATTATTTGCATTCACTCAGCAGATTAGATTGCATGACCAAGGTCTGGCGTGCCCCAGGCTGTTTTCCCACAATGAAAGTATTTTGCTTGAATCGGATAATGGCGAGCTCTTCATGGTGATGGAATATTGCCAGGGCATATTAATTCCGCCAGGCAAGACCAATGCCCGCCAAATATACGATTTAGGCCGGGCAACAGGAAAAATGCACCGGATATTAAATGACGGGACATTTGGCATTAATAATAGACCGCAATTTGTTCCTCCAAGCCGCGAGGAGCGTTTAGCACATTGGAGCTTAGTCAGGGAAAAGACTAGGGAGGCTGGTAAACCCCAGCTGCTTGGGGATATAGAAACTCAAATTAAGGCAACTGAAGAAATGGATATGGAAATACTCGATTTCCTTCAAGCAGGATGGGCACATCGTGACCTTTGGGTAGATAATCTTTTATTTAATGACAACGGATTAAGTGCAATTCTGGATTTCGACCGGCTAAAGTATGACTATCCGCAACTTGATGTAGCCCGTGCTGTTATATCATGTGCCTTAGATGATCATTTAGATGTCTCCCTGGCTTCGGCATTTATGGAAGGGTACAGCGAGGAACAGAACGTGGCAGAAGACTATTTAACATATTCATTACAGTCGTTGTGGTATATGGAAAGCACATGGTGGATTCATGCTAATATGGATCAGCATAGTGTACCGCCAGCCCGCTTCGCTAAGGAAATGATCTGGCTTGCTGAAAACCAAAAAAACATCCCTGCTATGTTAGGGCGTGTATGCAAGCCTAAGCGAACCATACCATAA
- a CDS encoding nucleoside 2-deoxyribosyltransferase: protein MEEQVFVQSEQYIVIAGVVARCRDRILGGQKFYLQYPYDGSVRAVNRESGGTANIESYVFGSKEAAQQAVLGQTLNPCALTWQAFGLPAIYLAGFHVFRHDAVEEGRRMRESCRRYGFEGLFPLDKEDYDNLGQRDTAAMIFHANDGLIREADIVMANLNPFRGAEPDSGTVFECGLGYALGKKLYGYLSDGRTMNERLEEAIDPHTKLYSDGMHVEDFNLPLNLMLAVPMDIVIGGLEECLIRAQKDYYGAG from the coding sequence GTGGAAGAACAGGTCTTTGTGCAATCCGAACAATATATTGTCATTGCAGGCGTTGTTGCCAGGTGCAGGGACCGTATTTTAGGCGGACAGAAATTTTATTTGCAATATCCCTACGACGGCAGCGTCAGGGCTGTCAACCGGGAGTCCGGCGGCACCGCGAATATAGAGAGCTACGTATTCGGCAGCAAGGAAGCCGCGCAGCAGGCTGTTCTGGGACAGACACTTAATCCCTGTGCACTGACCTGGCAGGCGTTCGGGCTTCCGGCCATATATTTGGCAGGCTTTCACGTATTCCGTCATGATGCGGTAGAGGAGGGCCGGAGAATGCGGGAAAGCTGCCGCAGATACGGGTTTGAAGGGCTTTTTCCGCTGGATAAAGAGGACTATGACAATCTGGGGCAAAGGGATACGGCTGCAATGATCTTTCATGCTAACGACGGCCTGATCCGTGAGGCGGATATTGTTATGGCCAATCTGAACCCCTTCCGCGGTGCTGAACCGGATTCCGGTACGGTATTCGAATGCGGGCTTGGATATGCGCTCGGCAAAAAGTTGTATGGTTATCTTTCCGATGGCCGGACTATGAATGAACGGCTGGAAGAAGCTATAGATCCTCATACGAAGCTGTATAGTGACGGCATGCATGTGGAGGATTTTAATCTGCCCCTGAATCTGATGCTTGCGGTGCCGATGGATATTGTCATTGGCGGGCTTGAGGAATGCCTGATCAGAGCGCAAAAGGATTATTATGGAGCAGGCTGA
- a CDS encoding IclR family transcriptional regulator — protein sequence MKSESMPEKKPKLETAHRMLLLLECFTDAKPEWGVTELSEELDCYKSVVHRMLSTLEGRGYVTQNPANKKYSLGLKLFELGMVVARGMNLRTLSKPELKTLAEQTGESVLLTVVDGHSGVCIEKFESHESIKSTSQLGKRVPLYGGAPTKLLMAFLPEPEQDEIIAAGLHAFSPFTETDPDTLREALAQIRKQDYSWTFQEVDMGSVGIAFPVRNHENQVVASISVLGPQFRMEDKMEKCHECCRQAAQTISLKLGSKWVYQARGAEV from the coding sequence ATGAAATCAGAATCTATGCCAGAAAAGAAGCCCAAACTGGAGACAGCGCACCGGATGCTGCTGCTGCTCGAATGTTTCACTGATGCCAAGCCGGAATGGGGAGTAACAGAATTGAGCGAGGAGCTGGACTGTTATAAAAGTGTGGTTCATCGCATGCTCTCCACTTTGGAGGGGCGCGGATATGTTACCCAGAATCCAGCGAATAAAAAATACTCCCTCGGCCTTAAGCTGTTCGAGCTGGGTATGGTAGTAGCCCGCGGTATGAACCTTCGGACCTTGTCCAAGCCGGAGCTAAAAACGCTGGCAGAACAGACCGGAGAATCCGTGTTATTGACGGTAGTGGACGGACATTCCGGGGTATGTATCGAGAAATTCGAGAGTCATGAGTCGATCAAATCAACTTCCCAGCTCGGAAAGAGAGTGCCGCTCTACGGCGGAGCCCCGACCAAGCTGCTGATGGCTTTCTTACCGGAGCCGGAGCAGGATGAGATCATTGCCGCCGGCCTTCATGCATTTTCTCCTTTTACGGAGACCGACCCGGACACCCTCCGCGAAGCCCTCGCTCAAATCCGCAAGCAGGACTACAGCTGGACTTTTCAGGAAGTGGATATGGGCTCGGTAGGCATCGCCTTTCCTGTAAGAAATCATGAGAACCAGGTTGTGGCCTCGATATCCGTGCTTGGCCCCCAGTTCCGGATGGAGGACAAGATGGAGAAGTGTCATGAATGTTGCAGACAGGCTGCCCAGACGATTTCCTTGAAGTTAGGCTCCAAATGGGTTTATCAGGCCCGAGGTGCGGAAGTTTAG
- a CDS encoding carbohydrate ABC transporter permease, producing the protein MNHTATPRRTLRRAVKGILVRGISLSLMLYVLFPFLWLVLSSVKLPVELLSRPPVIIPEKLTFKYYANLFENGSFMTAVWNSLIVAGFTTLLSLVLGVFASYVFARLKFPGRKTVFLTILGSQMLPQMALLIPLFILMRMTGLLYSFQGLVLAYITFSLPYVVWMYYSFLQSLPHEIEEASRIDGCTRLQSIFRIMLPLSATGLTATGVFVFIGAWNEFLLASVLTDSGSRTLPSRISEFIGQDRIAYELMFPAGVISCIPVLVLVLYFQKYIVQGLTEGGVK; encoded by the coding sequence ATGAATCACACGGCAACGCCCAGACGTACCCTCCGGCGTGCTGTCAAAGGCATTCTGGTTCGGGGCATTTCGCTCAGTCTGATGTTATATGTACTCTTTCCCTTTTTGTGGCTGGTGCTGTCCAGCGTGAAGCTGCCTGTAGAACTGCTGTCGCGCCCGCCTGTCATCATCCCGGAGAAGCTTACGTTTAAATATTATGCCAACCTCTTTGAGAATGGTTCGTTTATGACGGCGGTATGGAACAGTCTAATCGTTGCCGGGTTTACCACTCTGCTGTCACTCGTTCTGGGCGTGTTCGCATCCTATGTGTTCGCAAGGCTGAAGTTTCCCGGCAGGAAGACTGTATTTCTGACGATACTCGGCTCACAGATGCTGCCGCAGATGGCTTTGCTGATCCCGTTGTTTATATTGATGCGGATGACCGGCTTGCTGTACAGCTTTCAAGGTCTGGTGCTGGCGTACATTACCTTTTCGCTGCCTTATGTGGTATGGATGTATTACTCCTTTCTGCAGTCCCTGCCGCATGAAATCGAGGAGGCTTCCCGGATAGACGGCTGTACCCGGCTGCAATCCATCTTCAGGATTATGCTGCCGCTGTCAGCAACGGGCCTTACGGCCACTGGAGTATTTGTCTTCATTGGAGCGTGGAATGAATTTCTGCTCGCTTCGGTACTTACCGATTCCGGGAGCAGAACGCTTCCGTCCCGTATTTCCGAATTTATCGGCCAGGACCGCATCGCCTATGAGCTGATGTTCCCGGCCGGGGTAATTTCTTGCATTCCTGTTCTGGTGCTGGTGCTATATTTCCAGAAATATATTGTTCAAGGCCTGACGGAAGGCGGAGTGAAGTAA
- a CDS encoding AAA family ATPase, with protein MKTLGLTLGKFAPLHKGHQYMIETALREVDELIVVIYETAVSPIPLHIRAGWIRKLYPAVRVIEAWDGPDGYSDDREHEIREEQYILGLLQGEQITRFYSSEFYGKHMSIALGAADRRVDEARVKVPVSATMVRSDPYKYRDYVSDLVYRDLITKVVFVGAMSTGKSTITEALARKYRTAYASEYGRDYWTEHQVDRRIGLTAFDEIAAGHIEREEQALLAADRYLFADTNAITTYMYALDYHGQAPELLTRLALENAQRYDLFFLCDDDIPYDDTWDRSGDQKRHVFHKQIIADLQARRIPYITLRGSLEERMRRVDEVLASFKPYSNFFGGQV; from the coding sequence ATGAAGACTCTTGGACTGACACTGGGCAAATTTGCCCCGCTGCATAAAGGGCATCAGTATATGATCGAAACGGCGCTGCGAGAGGTGGATGAGCTCATTGTGGTGATCTATGAAACGGCGGTATCGCCTATTCCGCTGCACATCCGGGCGGGCTGGATCCGCAAGCTGTATCCGGCGGTCCGGGTCATTGAAGCCTGGGACGGTCCTGACGGCTATTCCGACGACAGGGAGCATGAGATCCGCGAGGAGCAGTATATTCTGGGACTGTTACAAGGTGAGCAGATAACCCGCTTTTATTCCAGCGAGTTCTACGGTAAGCATATGAGCATCGCTCTTGGTGCGGCAGACCGGCGGGTGGATGAAGCACGCGTGAAGGTACCGGTATCGGCCACGATGGTCCGCTCCGATCCTTATAAGTACCGGGATTATGTCAGTGATCTCGTGTACCGGGATTTAATTACGAAGGTCGTCTTTGTGGGAGCAATGTCCACCGGCAAATCCACCATTACCGAAGCGCTGGCCCGGAAGTACCGGACCGCTTATGCCAGTGAATACGGCCGCGATTACTGGACAGAGCATCAGGTGGACCGCCGCATCGGGCTTACGGCGTTTGACGAAATTGCAGCCGGCCATATAGAGCGGGAGGAGCAGGCGCTGCTTGCGGCGGACCGGTATCTGTTTGCCGATACGAATGCGATCACGACCTATATGTATGCGCTGGATTATCACGGGCAGGCACCGGAGCTGCTGACCCGGCTGGCTCTGGAGAATGCGCAGCGGTATGATCTGTTTTTTCTGTGCGACGACGATATTCCTTACGATGATACGTGGGACCGCAGCGGGGACCAGAAGCGGCATGTGTTTCATAAGCAGATCATTGCCGATTTACAGGCACGGCGGATTCCGTATATCACGCTCAGGGGGAGTCTGGAAGAGCGCATGCGCAGGGTAGATGAGGTGCTGGCTTCATTCAAGCCTTACAGCAATTTTTTTGGCGGACAGGTATAG
- a CDS encoding sugar ABC transporter permease encodes MEKANRFLMIFGRGREQEKKEGGLRKGGLLDRLDRLSDTSTAYLYLMPTMTLILLTVIVPMLYALFISFSKVAFTQGSMTYDFVGLSNYMQLLRDARFPDVLSNTVFFTVTKVVATLAIAFGISLTIYFGVWGAGFFKRIFLIPWALSNVVNSLMWQWMYSGDYGIFNEVLLRLGFIDEYQMWLVNVHTAMSAVLFADIWKSVPYVALLLLAAMQSIPRELHEASKVDGGGPITAFYHIILPHIKPVIMVLLVIETMWTLRVFDLIWLLTKGGPQDSTMTLNVFAYEQAFRNFDLGYGAAISYCITILTLIFTFFYMKTLKVEN; translated from the coding sequence ATGGAAAAGGCAAACCGTTTTCTGATGATTTTTGGACGAGGCCGGGAACAGGAGAAGAAGGAAGGAGGGCTGCGAAAAGGAGGGCTGCTGGACAGGCTGGATCGTCTGAGTGATACTTCGACAGCCTATCTGTATTTAATGCCTACGATGACACTTATTTTGTTAACCGTAATTGTGCCGATGCTGTACGCGCTGTTCATCTCATTTAGTAAGGTCGCTTTTACTCAAGGCAGCATGACCTATGATTTCGTCGGACTCAGCAATTACATGCAGCTTCTGCGCGACGCCCGTTTTCCGGATGTGCTCTCCAACACGGTGTTCTTCACTGTCACCAAGGTCGTAGCTACCCTGGCTATCGCTTTCGGCATTTCACTGACCATATATTTCGGGGTATGGGGGGCAGGTTTTTTCAAACGGATCTTCCTGATTCCCTGGGCGCTCTCCAATGTAGTCAATTCCCTGATGTGGCAATGGATGTACAGCGGAGATTACGGAATCTTTAACGAGGTCCTGCTGAGGCTTGGCTTTATTGATGAATATCAAATGTGGCTGGTCAACGTACATACGGCCATGTCGGCAGTGTTATTCGCGGACATATGGAAAAGTGTCCCCTATGTAGCCTTGCTGCTGCTGGCAGCCATGCAATCCATCCCCAGAGAGCTGCACGAAGCGTCCAAAGTGGACGGCGGCGGCCCGATAACCGCCTTCTATCATATCATTTTGCCTCATATCAAGCCTGTCATCATGGTTCTGCTCGTTATTGAGACGATGTGGACCTTACGGGTGTTCGACCTGATCTGGCTGCTTACCAAAGGCGGGCCGCAGGACAGCACCATGACCCTTAACGTATTCGCCTATGAACAGGCATTCCGCAACTTCGACCTCGGCTATGGAGCCGCAATCAGCTACTGCATTACGATTTTGACTCTGATATTCACCTTTTTCTATATGAAAACACTGAAAGTAGAGAATTAA